Genomic window (Gammaproteobacteria bacterium):
CTTTTCCGAAAAAGGTGTCTGACACCTTTTTCTATCTGCCCGGACGGCGCGCTTCCACGGCCGACAACGGCGTCGCGACCTGCTCGAGCGGCCGGCCTTCGGCGTCGACGGCGAACACGAGCGCCACGAGGCCGCCGACGGCCATCAGTCCGGCGCCGACGAGATAGCCGATGAAGAGCGGCACCGGATTCTCGCCGCGGTTGGACGCCGCGACGAAGTAGCCGAAGAGCGCCGGCGCGATGACGCCGCCGAAGAACTGCGCGACGGCGAAGAAGAACGCGATCGCCTGCGCGCGAAAC
Coding sequences:
- a CDS encoding MFS transporter, whose protein sequence is GYFLFPFALGNLAGALVLGKLFDTRGRRAMISGTYLLSAALLALSGWLFYIEALNALTQTLLWCVVFFFASAGASSGYLTVSEIFPIEFRAQAIAFFFAVAQFFGGVIAPALFGYFVAASNRGENPVPLFIGYLVGAGLMAVGGLVALVFAVDAEGRPLEQVATPLSAVEARRPGR